Genomic DNA from Flavobacterium sp. N502540:
GTCATTCCTGTTTTGGCAGCAGTAATGGTATAGTCTGCTCCTGCTGTTAAACCGCTTATGCTATAAGCTCCTTTTGAATCTGAAACCGCAGTAACATTAGCTGTTGCCGAAGCTGCGGTAACGGTTACTCCGGAAACTGCCGTAGTACCATTTAGCACGGTTCCCGTAATGGCATAAAGAGGTTGTGTACCTTGTATAACAATACCTGTTTGGTTTGCAGTAACATTTGTTAATTTTACCGGCGTAAAAGTATAGGAAACTTTTAAAGCAGTAACCGAATAATTGGCTCCCGAAACTACTTTGTTAAAATTAAAATTTCCATCTGAAGATTTAACGGTTTGAATAACAGCGTCATTCTCATCTTTTAACTGAACTGTGGCATCCGAAACCAAATTTGCACCCACTTTTACAGCACCACTAAGGACTAAAGTTCCCTCAACAGCAACATTAAACGAATCATTTATCTGACTCAATAATGCATTAGGAACAGCTCCTCTGGTATCCTGAGACAACTCCCAAACCATTCCTCCTGCAAGGTTTTTAGATGCTATATATTTGACTTTAAGATCAATCGACTGCTTATCTTCATAAGAGATAAACTGTTTTAGCTTAGAGTTGTATAAATAAGGAACTTTGGTAGTGTTATCAAAATATCTCACCCAGCCTGCAGCTGCTGCAGTAGGCGTAACCATCATGGTATTTGGATCAAGATATGGATGCGAATTGGTTGCCGCATTCCCTGCCAAATCACAGATTTCAATACTTCCTGAATTTTCACATGGAGCACCTGTATCCCAGGTTCCAAGCGGAGGCTGTGCATTTTTACAGGCAGAAACTACATCTCTTGGTGCGGCAACGAATAATCCGGGTAAATTAGGATTGATTCCGTCATTAGCAACATGATCAAACTTTTTTCCATAAAAAGGTAATCCCATGATTAATTTGCTTGGGGGAAAACCAACTACATTCAAATATTGACTCGTTAATTCGTCTAATGATTCGGACTGTACTGCACCATAAAGCGGATCATTGGTGTTTCCACTTGCATACAATGGAGCATTATAACAGGTCTTGTCGTACCAGTTTCCTCCAAAATCATAACCAAAATAAGTGATATAATCGCAATAGGTCGAAATATCTTCTGTCATTCCGTATTGAGCTCTGTTATTTGGGCCAAGATATTGTTTAGACACATTTCGAACATTGTTCCCGGCTGCGATTGTAATTAATTTATTGGGCATTGCCTGACGCATTGCCTTTAATAAATAAACTAAATTTTTATTGTCGTCAGGATTGTATTTTTGGGGAGGAACCGGAGCACCATTAAGAATTTCAGTACCATCTGTACCCCCTGAGAGAGGATATTCCCAGTCGATATCAAACCCATCAATAAACGGATAAGTAGCAATGAATTTTACCATATCGGCCGCCAAAGCAGCTCTTGCTGCAGGACTGGCCGCTATTGGAGAAAGATCCTGACCTTTGGTCCAGCCACCAACAGAGATCAGTACTTTCAAATGAGGATACTTTTCTTTTAACTTCATTAAACCATAAAAATTCCCTTTTACGGGAGCATCCCATGGAATTCCACCTTCTGTATGCTCAAAATCGGCATAGGTATCCAAACATTGTAATTTTGTATTCTCCGGATGGGCGGAATCATAACTTGTACCGTAAAAAGAATAATTTAAATGTGTCAATTTACTTCCATCTATCTTAGAGACATTGAAATCCCTACCATAAATAGCCCATTGTGCATAATATCCAACTACTTTTTTATTATGATTCGGCTGGGAAAATAAGAAGATTGGGAATAAAACTGAAAATAAAAATAGTAAGTAGTGGTGTTTCATAACTTTTTTTTTCAAAAATAAAGCTATGTTATAGAATTAACTCTCACAGTGTAACAATTGGCTCATTACATGTAATAATCAGTAGCTTATACCGAAGCACTTAATATTTGGCAGGGAGATTTTCTTCGACAAAAAAATTAAGGCTGCTTTGTCGCAACATTATAGAATGTGGGGTATGTTTTTTTAAATTTGTCGTAATAGTCGAAGTTTGAAACGATACCTGCAAATGTTTCTTTTGCTGTTTTAAGAAATCACTAAAATCGCTCCAAAATCCTGAATCAGCAATCGCCGTTTTAATTCTATTTTATAATTTATGCCCTTACACTTCTTCTTGAAGCTGATCGCAATGCAGGTCTCTCAGATTGTGGCGGCGGAATGTATATGGTTTAATTTTCTGCAATCTCACTGGTCGATGTGTAAACGCTAAGATCATGCTCTCATTCGATCACGACTGACCTCACGAAATTTTTAGTTACGCAACAGCACAAAGGCCGAAACTGTGAAGCATTCTTAGACTTGGAGGCCGGAAAACTTCATAAACTATAATTCTCTTCATTTAGTACCTCAACGGTTTCCTGAAAGAAGTTAATTATTAGTCTATTGGCCATTCTATTTTCTTTAAGTTTAAATTAAAACAAAAGAATTACTCCTCATCCAAATTCAGATGAAGAGTAATTCAGACACTCAACCTATTGTTGTTTACCTGTCTCTTAGAGATCTTTCAGGGGTGCTGGTGTTTTCAATTAACAGTCTTTTCAAATCTATAAAAGCGTCAAAGTTCTTCAACCACTGACCACCCAATGCACTCCAACCGGTATTTATTGCATAACTAACGGAACGGGAGTCTACACCTCTAAGATCAATATAGGCTCCGGCAGACATTGCTTTGTTGATTACAGTAGCCGTCTCGATTTTCTCTGTAGAAAAAATTAGCGCTATTTTAGTAATAGGTGTGATAACTTTTGAAGCCCCGGCTCCTAAAATTGGAAAGGCACACAAAATATTTGATTCCCCATTTACTAACTGACTAATACCCACTGTAAAACGCTGTGTATTCATATTCAAAAAAGATACTGCCCCCGGATAACCGTCAGAAGTTGATTCAATATTACCGGAGCCCATTTGAATAGTTACCAATTCCCCCAAGTCCGTTTGGATGGTATTACTCGGTTCGATTACAACCTTAGGTGCTACCGTACTTGTTGAATTGTAAGCCTCAAATTGTTCCTGCCAGGTAATCTTGGTTGCAGTCAATAATTTTTCTGCCGGCAAACGAAACCATACTGTTGGAGAACCGTCACCCGCTGCCGCTACCGATTTAAATCCGTATAAAGAATATCCTGTCTCTCTTAAAATTTTTACGTCATCGGGACTAATATTGATTATTATACTAAAAGTTGTCATAATTTATTTCTTTGCTTATCCCTACTCATAAGGCTTTACAGGTTACGTCTTTCATTGTTTTCCGAAGGCCAACAGTTCGTTTTTTTTAAGGGCAATCTACTCCACTCCTTGTAACACCTCTGGAAAATCGTTTACACTCTTGAAATTCTAATCGTAAATGCTCATGATCGATAAGGTTCTTATTTTTATTTATTCTCTCGAACAAAATCCTCAAACTGTTTCACTTTCAGTTTTCTCGTTTCTTCTATACGTCTCGATTTCAGGCTACTGTTTGCATTTTTAGCCGTTACTGCAGGTACAGGCGTATTGGTATATAGGTACGACTCAAAAACATGGCTCAGATACAGTGGCGATTTACCTTTGTTAATAGTATCAATATTCTTAGACTGATGGCACGTAAAACAGTTTACCAAATTTTTGTTGCTAATCGCATGAATGTCCTTTTTAAAAGTTTGAGTGTACGTTTCCATTGTAATATTGGCTAAGTTCACAGAACCTCTTGCAAGCGAATCCGGTAATGCACTTGAAATTTTTCTGGTTACTATTGCTACGGCCTGTTCTTCCGAAGACATTCCGTCAAAATTCAGCCAAATGGAACCGTTGTAAAAATAATTTCTAAAAACACCTTTCAATTTAGACGCAACACATTTATTAATGTTCACTATATTATTAAAGTTTGCCGGTTCAGCCTGACTTGTCGCCATATACGAATTTGAACCAACTTCTTTTGGAACTCCATATTCATAAAGAATAAATGCTTTATTAGGTTCTAAGGGACTAATACTATCCCATGTAATTCCTTTTAATCCGGAAGTAGTTCCTTTTTCATAAAGCAATTTTTCATTGGCAGAAGTCACAACGTTATCTTTCTTATCGTAAACCGGGGCCATATCTTGATGTTCGAAAGTTGCCCAGATAAACTCCGGATGATTTTTTACCACTCCCACTACGTGCATTCCTAAGAGTGCAACATTTTTTTGAACATATTTTTTATTCTTATTCATAACAGAAGCTTTAGTTATAAAATAATCAGCCTGTCTGTCTTTTGGAATTGCATCGGCATTAACCCAGGAAACTTTTAGCTCAACTGCTCCAACGGGAAATGTTTCGAGATTAGAATAAGGGATTTTCTTGCTATAAATTGAATCAGCCATTCTAGTCGCTTTATCAAAAAACTTATTATTGACATGTATCGAATAATAAACCGTATCGGCAATTTTGTTTATTTTAGGATTAGATAACAATACCCCTTCTGAACCTGCCTGATTGATAGAACTCAAAACCAACTTTAAACCAGGAGGTAAAGGAACCACAGCCATTTCGGGTGTTACTAACTTAAGAGAATCTAAAAACAAAGGATTTCCATTTGGCAACGGTTTTGTCAGCCATAGAAATTTTTGCCAAGACCATTGATGAAAATCACAATTTGTAGTATTCGCCGAATCGAATGGACTGCCATCACCTTCTTTCGGTGGCGGAGTTTGTTCATGAGGAAACCAGCTGGTCTCGCACTCACAAGGATCAGCTGATGTATTTTCAGAATAGACTCCATCTACTGCTTTCCCATTGTTCCTGTAGATAAGAAACAAGTAAAGACCAACTGCTGCTACTGCAATAAGCAGCACGATAATAATAATCTGTTTTTTTTTCATTGTTTTGTTTTGTTTTTGGTGATTCAGAAATACTTCTTTAATGGGTTTGAAGCTGAAAAAAATCTCTGAAACAAAAAACCGCCCGAAGCAGGCGGTCTTTAGATTTCAATGAAATAAGATTTTTTTCTTAATTCAGTATTCCTGTATTGAATTGTTTGGGGAGAATTTAGTTTCTATGCCAATTCCTTTTTCAAACTCTTTGCAGACTTTACAGGCACATTCTCTATGTGGTGATTCCAATAAGAGAATCCTCCTGTTCCGTTCCATGAACTATCGATTGCTAAGTGTGCCTCAAAATTGGCCAAGAAAGAACCAATTGCAGGAGGAGGAACAGATTGAACATATTGTCCGCTTAGGCTAACTACCTGAGTAATTTTACCGAATCCGGTTGCATATATTCTTCCTTTAACATGAACAACGATATGACTATCAGGACCAGGGATGGCCTGTGTAATCACTACTGTACCCGAAACAGAATGTTGTGACGGTACAACAACTAAACTAAATGATGCAATTGGAGCACCTGGTGTTCCTACATTCCCGATTGTGCCTTTTGCTAAATAGGCACCTGCTAATAAATCTGCCATAATCTTTTAATTTAAATTTTTCTTACTCGTGGGGCTTTTCAGATACCGCCTCGTTTTTTATAGTGGGTTCTGCTCCACTTTTTATCATTGGATCAAGTTTCTCGTTATTCAGATACCGGTTCGTTTTCCAGAGTAGGTTCTGTCCCACTTTTTATTACGGGTTCAAGTTTTTCCTTTTTTGGAGAACTAACACTTATCTGCACGTTTACCTGTCCTATATTATCTGTCAGACCTGCTCCGTAAATGCCTTTCAAATCGTCATTGATGCATAATTCTAATTTCCCAACTAATCCCGGTGGCGTGTTTGCTCCCAGTCCGATTAAGAAAACAGTATCTCCAATTTTACCTACCAATGCTCCCTCGTTTGCACCTGGAAGCGCATAACCGGGTTTAGCACTAATAAAAGTTGGGTTTCCGGCAGAATTGTACAAATGACCGTTATTGATATTTGGATTCGCCGTCCATAGCCCATCTTTATATTTTATGGTAGCAACTCTACTAGGATTCAATCGAACACCTGTATCGAGCCATGGATAAGAAGGATTAGGATTATCAGGAGTACTTGGATCCGGTTTTGCCTGAACGGTAAAATCAACTGGCGGAACCGCGAAATTGCAAGCCGGAATTGGCGTTGTAAATTCTTCATAATCAAAGTAATCTGCCAAAGCAAGACTCGTCCCTAAACCTACACCTGACTGCGACTGCATAAAGGTTATTGGTCGGCTGCTGCTTCCTGTTCGATTCAAAGGGCTGTACCAGGTCCATAAATAAGTAGAATCGGGATAATTATTTCCTGATGGTGGAAAATGCACACCAACAACAGTGGCTGTATTACCCGGACAAAGCGCAGGATTTCTCACAATAGTAGCGTGAATTTTTCCTTGTACCGCCGGAATCTGAACCCAGTTTGGCGGTTGTTGCGGGAATGGAAAATTTCCAAAACCAATCGCATTTGTTATTCTGTCTCCTAAATAGTTAATTAAAAATCCTGCACCACTATTAGGTGGAGGAGTCATTCCGGTAGGAGTTGGTCCGGTAAGAAGCGCTTGTTGCGCAGTAAATGGATTTGTAGGATTGTAGGTATATTTCATCAGTGTACTCTGACTCCTGTCTGATGAAACGCGGTATTGCGAATTGTCTCTCCAATTGTATAAAACCCTTGTAGGAAGAGGATTGAATGCTTCATTGACCGGTGTCATGAAAACAGTCATCCCAAAATTAGTATTCCATGTAAATAGTTCATAGTTATCACGGTTTCCAAATGAAAAACCTTCTACAACCGGAGATACCAAAGGTGTGTTTAAAGGATTGCTTGATAATCTCTCAAAAGTGGAGAAATAAGAAAACGAGAACATTTGAAATAAGGCCAGCTGATTAACATCTCCTAAACCCGGGCGTGCAACAGGTCCCTGTCCAAACATAAGACGCACCGGAAAATTGGTTTTATGATCAAACCACATCCAGGTAGCAGGTGCGGGACTGCTGTTACCTACAGGAATTTTCCACCAATCTACTTTTTGTGCTTTCATCCAGTTCAGGTAACTGGTTCCTGAACATTTTGCTCTACTGCTTTCATTTCCAAACCAGTTTGTAGTTGGAATTCTCCAACCTACATTGATCGGTGTATAGCGGATTCCGTCGGTCGATACTTCTGTTTGAGTTGGCGTTACTTTGTACCACCATCTTCTGCCGGAAGCACCTACCAGCAAAGCGTTTAATCCAAGTCCTTCGGCATAATAAACCGTAGCGGTACAAATTTCAAAAAATGGGCTCTCTTTGTCGGCAGTAGTACTATTACTCTGCAAGGGGCTAAAAGGGTGAAGTACACAAGTACATTTCCAAAATTGCGGAAGTCTGGGCTGAGGTCCTGTAAAAGGCTCCAAAACCGGATATCTTGAATCTGGTATCGGATCCACGCATGTTTTCGAAGAAGAGGTTAAGTCTTTCATGGTAGTTTGCTTTTGGGGTTACTAATTCGGATTGTTTGGTATTATTTTGATTTTCAACGGATAACCTTATCGTTCTGATTTCCTTTAGAATAACTTTACGAAACCAGCATTTTTAATTTTCCCGATTAAAATTACAATGCATACGAAACCCGATATAAAAAAATGTCATGAGACTGGTTTTTTTATCCATAAAGCAAATAATCAATGGAATAGAATTCTTTTAAAGAGGGAATAAAAATTACAAACTTGCACAAAAGCATTATCTCCGATCCAGTAGCACGGGTGTTTTAGTCGTATTGGGATCTATGTACAGATCAGCCGCCGTAACCAGCAAAACCTCAACCTCCATAAAACCATCTTCGTAGTTCAATAGTTTTTTTAATGCTATACCTTTTTCCTCAACGAAAGCCTCTCTTTTATCTTCAGAAACATTTTGTACGATTAACATCTTTACAACATCCTTAAAATTTTTATTTGTTGACAATTGAATCTGAAAAGCGGTTGCCTCATTTGTAAGCGACAGAAATTTGTCTAAGTCGTAGTGCTGTTCACTAACTATAAAAGATTTTGCCTCTCTGGATTTTAATTCCAAAAAAGATTTTCCATCCAGTTCCACCCATCGGCCTATATCTCCGATGGCATATCGAAAAACCGGAAATCTTTTACGGAATGTATTAGTAACCGCTATTGTGCCGTATCCTTCCTCATCGGGATTTATAATTTCAACGATAATACCTTTAATAACGGAAAACAAGGATGGCGTTTTAGTACAATGTGACCAGGCCCAAATTCCGGTTTCGGCAGAGCCATACATGGAATACACTTCCTGAAAACCCAATACCTGCTGTAAAAAATTTTGTGTATTAGGTCGTAAAAACTCTCCCGCATAAAACAACTTCCCGATTTCTATTTGTCTGTTGTTCTTTTGTAAAAACTGAGCAAAGCAGATTAGTTTTGAAGGGGTTCCAAATATAAAATCAGGTTTGAAATGACGGGCTGCCTGTTCCATATCGGCATAACTGGCATGGGCACTTAATGCCAAAGTTGTTGCCTGACATTTTTCAAGAATATCATCCATAATAGCTGCCGTGCGATACATATCGGAATAGCCAAAAATGTTCAGGGCAATTGTTTTAGAAGTAAAAAAATTATTTCGGGTGAGTTCGCCTGCCAATGCAAGACGCTGATTATGATTCTCCTGAATATCAACCGGAAAAACCAATGGCTTTTGTGTGCTCCCGCCTGAGCGTACGAGGTAAACTCCTGTTTTTTCTTCCTCAAGTTTAAATTTTGCCTCTAAAATTGGCATTAACTCTTTTTTACTCAGTACAGGTGCTCCGGCAGCAAAATCATTTCCTTTGTAAAATTCAATATACAACGGATTTTGTTTGGCCAATTCAAAGTAATCTTGTAATTCAGAATGGTCTATTTTTGGAGGGATACAAACGGGGTACATAAGGAGTCGTTTTTAGGAGTTTCTTCTTTTTAAATAATAACTGTTCTTGACCAATAATGTGAAATGATTGAAAATAAACAGACCTTTTTGCTGCCAGGACGGCAATCGCTCCATGGCGTGTTCCAGCCATCTCTGGGTATACATTCCCATTAACTGCTGATCGTATCGATTGGAGCTTTTTCTATACCGCTTTATGATGATCGGGATTTCAATTGCTTTCCAATCTGTGGGGCTGATTCTGGACAAACTTCCTTCTACTTCCCGTACTTCGATGCAGGCTTTATTCAGTAATCCAACTCTGGAAGGTTGAGGTAATCTTTTTAGTACCCGATACCATAAGTCAATACCTTCGCTTATTGAAACATCAGTCTCATAAAAAATATCTTCAAGATGTTTTTTTCGGATCACAACATTACTGCCAAAACCCATAATAAAATCGGGAGAACTAATAGTGTACAAGGGATCCGGAATTAAAAATAGTTCCTCTGAAAAGGGAATCATTTCTTTTTCAAATGATTTAATTTTCGGTAAGTAATGATTTGATGGGATGAGCATAATGCCAAGTATCAGCACATCCAGATTCTCCTCCTCCATCACAGAACTACTATCCTGTAAACAAGTTGGTAAATAACAATCGTCTGCATCCAGAAAACTGATCAAATCTCCGGTTGCCAACTCAATTCCAATATTTCTGGCATTACTCGGACCTTTATTCTCTTCCAGCTCGATGATCTGAACATCCGTCTGCAAAAATTGAGGGGAAAAAAAGAGAGCGCGTCTTTTAGATATACCAAACTCAGGTCTGAGCTACAATCATCGACAATAATAAGCTCTGACACTTTTTTATCCTGAAAAGCCAGAGAACGAATGGTATCATAGATGTAAGCTTCCTTATTATAAAGAGGTATCACAACGGTATGTTTCATATTTTGACTACTGTGCTATTGGATAAATCAAAGCTCTTCCCTGATGCACATTCACAACAGATTCATCTGATCCCCGAAACATACCGGATCCATAACTTTTATCATCTTTGCACAGCAGCATTCCCACTAAATAAATCTGACGATTGTTTTCAGCATCATCAAACTCCTTTTGATCTACAAAATGCTGAATGAGATAGCTGTTCCAGTTTTCTCTCACTATAGTATTCCAGTTTTCATCAGTGCAATCACTTTTCACATAGGCTCCAATTCCCCTTCCACCGCTGTTTAGTTTTAAAATCAGATTTTGTTCTGTATTTGTAAATTCATCACATTCAACAGGATCGGTAATAACAAAGCTTGGAATAAGGTACTCTTTCAAAAAATTGTACTCTTCCTTACTCAGGTAGTCCTGCATAATCCCGGCATCATACATGACAGCCAAAACTCTTTTATCATGAATAAGGATTAAAGTTCGGATGTCATTGAAATAACAATTCTCTTCAATTAACTTGTCCAATACATCAGGGCTAATTTTTTTTAATTCTTCCCGATCCATTTCGAGTATAAATTGTGAAACCGGTACTCCGTTGGCCACTATTGAATCCTTTACAATTGCGAGCTCCTGAGGTTTTGCAGAAATTAATTCAATATTTAATTTTGCCAATTCCCTTTGTGCATTAAAAATATCGCTGCCTTTTTCATCATCATGAATAAGAGCTACTTTTTTATGAGGTGCAAACTGATGAGACAAATCGTCGATAAGATTTTTTAAATCTGTGCCTTCTGCAGCTATTTGATCTTTATACTCATTGGTCTGATTGTTGATCAGGTATAAATAATAACTGATCATCCATCCATTTAACGGATAACGTGCTCCTATTTCACAAATTTTTGCCTGGTCATTAGTATCATATAAAAAATCAGGGCGATAAAAACCCTGATTATAGCTTTGGCTATTACACTTTTTCAATAAAGCTTCAAGGTCATTCTCCAGTTGATAATAGTTCCGGATTCTGCTGTCTTCAAAATAATTCAAAACAATTGCTGTACAAGCTTTGTTTAAAACAGCGCACAGGCGATCCATCGGTTTGTTATACTCCGGAGACAGGACGACAGACGAATTAGCAAAAGCATCTCTGCCTAATATGTTGATATTCTGAAAGTACTCAAAAAACAACTGATTCCATTTTTCCTGTTGATCCACTTGGTTTTGCTGTAGTTTAATTTTTGACATATAAGGTTAAAGTTTATTTTTTTTGTAATAGATTATTAGATACGTAGATTTAAAAACTTAATTCTTCCACTTCCAAAAGATCTACCATTACAGCCGATTTTTTTGCTAAATAGTCGTTGACAATTGCTTCCAGATCATACGATTCAAGATCGATATTCATTGCCTTGGCGTAGTGAAAAATTGAACTGACAGCAAAAAAGAAGTGATTTTTCTCTGTTGGTCCACAGTGAACACTGATCCATGCTAATGTTTTGTCGCACTCTTCTTCTGTGTAACCGTAATCATTAATCAGCCAGGACTGGAATTTTGGCAAGATCAGTTCTACTTCTCCATGCGTATAAATTTCATGTATCAAAGTCGTCAGTAAAGCGATCATGATATCTTTATTTCGTAATGAGTTTTGATCTTTCCATGCTTTAAAATCACAGGCACTTTGATTCAGGTAACGTCGGGAAAGCCAGTCATCATCTGTACAGATTGTAGTGGCCATCGTATAAAACAGCTGCGAATGCAAAATTCTGCCTACCACCGCCAGATCTTCATCGACGATACGGTTTAAACTGGTGATCGATTGCAATAGTGCTTTTTCATCTGCAATAGGTTGATTTTTATGAACCAGCATCGTCATACGGTTGCTGATTCCGGATACTGTCATTGCACTGTTATTGGTTTGACTCCAGCTGTGAAAGAAACGCTGTAAACGTTCTTTGTCCTGAACTTTAGAGGTCAGCTGATTGAAACTTTTCTCAATTTTTGAAAATGCTTCCTCCTGATTTGGAAGGAATTTTAATAATTGATCTTTTAAATGTGATTCTTCCATTCCTTCAAGAACTGGAAGAATAATTGAACTTAAACTTGCCATAACTGTTTTGATTTTAGGTTAATTAATGATTCTGATTTCTATTGTTTGTTGGTGGTTTTTAATGAACAGATTTAGAGCGGTAGTATTTAATTTTCCGAAGCACATCAATATCTTTAAAGTAATATTGCTCTAACCAATCGGCTTCATCGAAAAAGCTGCAGTTGGACTCGGCAATTACAATAATGTTTTTATGGAGAGAGATGTGATAGAGTTTATCTAATAATTCAGCATATTGAAAATCGTAAAGAGAATTGTACAGATAAAAAACATTTCCATCTGAGATATCTGCTTTTAAAATATCTCCCGAAATTGCCCTGGCATTCGCAAGTCCTTCTCTTTCGATTAAAGCAACACAAACTTTATTTCGCTCTTCAAGAATTTCGATTCCTTTAAACTGAACATCCGGATGTTTTACGGCGCCGTATAAAATGATATTTCCATAACCGGAACCCAAATCATAAAATACCGTTTGTGGTGTCATTGGAAGCGGGTCAAAAAGAGCCTCTAAGAAACTGGAAGATCCGTATCGGTAAGAGTTTAATCCGTACTTAATCGTAATTTCCGACAGACTTAAACCTTCTTCAATATGATGCAAATACTGATCAATTTCTGATTGAATACTTCTTAATTGCTCCATACTATTTCATCATTAAGAATTCTAGTTTTTCCAGTGAGCGTTTTGCTTTTTCCATTTTAGCGGCATATTCATCATTTACCTCTTTCACGTTGCTGTTACAAAAACTGCAAACCTCTTCTTCTTCATATACATAATTATCGCAGCCATTGCATAACTTTAAGGCTTTAGGTATTCTTGGAACTCTTGCTGTCACATCAACAACAGGAACAGGAGTTTCACTATGAGGTGATTGTATTTCTACAATTACGCCATTTTCATCTTCGACAATAATTTCAAAAAGTCCCATATCGAAAGAGTCGCCCGGTGCTTCTTGTATTTTTCTTACTCGTTCCTTAAGACCTTTCTTTTTTAATTCTAAAGCACGGTGATGGCAAAAAGGATTATTCCCTCGCTTACCAAACAATACATGACTTGTCCAGGTACAGCCCGCCAGACAAGAAGATTCATAATAACAGCCTTTACAACCGCCCCATAATTCTTCTTTATTTCTATATCTGGAAAAAACCATCTCTTCACTGTATTTCCAAATATCCTCCAGTGCCATATCTTTTACATTTCCTCCTGTATAGGCACTTGTTGGTAAGGAAGGGCAGCCTTTAATTTTACCATCTGCTTCAATCCCTATTCCAGTATGCCCTGCCGAACATCCGGTATAATATTTTTCATTGCCCTGTCTCCAAATGTGCTCATACGGTCCAAAATAACCAATGTTATTCCCTGCCTGTATTAGGATATTATGGGCTAAGGCTTTTCTGTAGATCACAATAAGCTCATCGTAAAAATCAATTAATTCATAAGGCTGAACGATCAGTTCATCCGCATTGTCTACGGCATTCCCCATAGCAACGGCAAGTTGTATCTGCCAGTTTTTTACATTATTTTCAATCAAAACATCCAAAAGCTCATTCATCTCATTTTTACTTCTTTTTGTAATTACTGTATTTACGCTAGAAGTTATATTGTGCTTTTTAAGTAATCCCAGACAATTAACGGCATGTTCAAAAGAATCTCTTCTTCCTCTTATTTTATTATGAGTAT
This window encodes:
- a CDS encoding DUF1842 domain-containing protein, producing MADLLAGAYLAKGTIGNVGTPGAPIASFSLVVVPSQHSVSGTVVITQAIPGPDSHIVVHVKGRIYATGFGKITQVVSLSGQYVQSVPPPAIGSFLANFEAHLAIDSSWNGTGGFSYWNHHIENVPVKSAKSLKKELA
- a CDS encoding glycosyltransferase family 2 protein, coding for MQTDVQIIELEENKGPSNARNIGIELATGDLISFLDADDCYLPTCLQDSSSVMEEENLDVLILGIMLIPSNHYLPKIKSFEKEMIPFSEELFLIPDPLYTISSPDFIMGFGSNVVIRKKHLEDIFYETDVSISEGIDLWYRVLKRLPQPSRVGLLNKACIEVREVEGSLSRISPTDWKAIEIPIIIKRYRKSSNRYDQQLMGMYTQRWLEHAMERLPSWQQKGLFIFNHFTLLVKNSYYLKRRNS
- a CDS encoding glycosyltransferase family A protein, producing the protein MKHTVVIPLYNKEAYIYDTIRSLAFQDKKVSELIIVDDCSSDLSLVYLKDALSFFPLNFCRRMFRSSSWKRIKVRVMPEILELSWQPEI
- a CDS encoding radical SAM/SPASM domain-containing protein, which encodes MMDTIKTSTRYRVRDDYATATPVHVVWEITLACNLKCSHCGSRAGKVRPGELTTEQCFGVIDSLKRLGTREISIIGGEAFLRKDWIEIIERIHQSGIECSMQSGAYNLNEERIIAAKKAGINNIGVSIDGMPDTHNKIRGRRDSFEHAVNCLGLLKKHNITSSVNTVITKRSKNEMNELLDVLIENNVKNWQIQLAVAMGNAVDNADELIVQPYELIDFYDELIVIYRKALAHNILIQAGNNIGYFGPYEHIWRQGNEKYYTGCSAGHTGIGIEADGKIKGCPSLPTSAYTGGNVKDMALEDIWKYSEEMVFSRYRNKEELWGGCKGCYYESSCLAGCTWTSHVLFGKRGNNPFCHHRALELKKKGLKERVRKIQEAPGDSFDMGLFEIIVEDENGVIVEIQSPHSETPVPVVDVTARVPRIPKALKLCNGCDNYVYEEEEVCSFCNSNVKEVNDEYAAKMEKAKRSLEKLEFLMMK